A stretch of DNA from Piliocolobus tephrosceles isolate RC106 chromosome 21, ASM277652v3, whole genome shotgun sequence:
CGGCTTACTTTTTCTGCAATCAGCCGCACAGTGTCCAGTTTGATGATCTTGGAGGGGCTGTCCGTCCTGGACATAGTCTCTGCGGAGGGGAGACAGGACCAACAGCTTCAGGAGGGCAGCCCCCGGCCCCTCAAATTCAcgcctccctgcccctcccctgctcAAGAAGCCACCATGGCTCCCCATAGCCCTGGAGAGAAATTCTAACGGCAGCAGCAACTCCTGTTGGccaagtgccaggcactgcactcaCATcccctcctgacctcaagccctCACCACCTCCCGAGGAGTGGGTGGCTGGTACTGGCCCATGtggcaggtggggaaactgaggctcagagacaaaAGGCTACTTGCTCAGGGTCGCAGAGTCAGAGGCCAGATGCTGAGCCTGAGCTGCAACCCCTGGCTCTCCTAAACTCAGTCCCAACTCCAGGGCTCTGCTCAGGCTACAACCCCACAGGAAGCTCCACTCTTGCCCCTATCTGTCTTCTAGGATCTGAGAGGAGCactgcttcctccaggaagccctcctggaTTGTGCAAAATTTCAGGAAGGAGACTCAGCCTGGCATGGAGGGGTTCAAGGAGGGAGACATGACCTCATCccccctttttgtttttggttaaaGACGTAAaattggctgggtacagtggctcaagcctgtaatcccaccactttgggagaccaaggcgggtggatcacctgaggtaaaaagttcgagaccagcctggccaaactgcaaaaccccgtctctactaaaaatacaaaaattagccaggcatggtggcacgtgcctgtaatcccagctactggggggctgaggcagggggatcacttgaacctaggagcggaggttgcagtaagccaagatcctgccactgcactccagcctgggcaacagagcaagactctgactcaaaaaaaaaaaaaaaaaaaaccacacacaaaaaaaaagatgtaaaatttgcatctttttttaattaaaacaatcttttttcttttatagaaacgtgattttgctatgttgcccaggtggtctcaaactcctaggctcaagtcatcctcataccttggcctcccaaattgctgagttaaatgtgagccactacacccagccaaaatttgcaatcttaactattttttgtgttttactttgagacagagtcttcctctgtcatccaggctggagtgcaatggcgcaatctctgctcactgcaccctccgcctcccgggttcaagcgattctcctgcctccgcttcctgagtagctgggattacaggcatgtgccaccatatccagctaattttttgtgtttttaatagagacgggatttctccgtGTTGTCCAGNNNNNNNNNNNNNNNNNNNNNNNNNNNNNNNNNNNNNNNNNNNNNNNNNNNNNNNNNNNNNNNNNNNNNNNNNNNNNNNNNNNNNNNNNNNNNNNNNNNNggctggagtgcagtggcgtgatctcagctcactgcaacctctccctcacgggttcaagcaatttttctgccccagcctcccaagtagctgggactacgggtgcccgccaccacacctagctaatttttgtatttttaggagagatggggtttcaccatgttagccaggatggtctcaatctcttgacctcgtgatccgcccgcctcggcctcccaaagtgctgggattacaggcgtgagccaccatgccagttGTTTCTATACTTGTTAATTTGGAGTCTTCTCCAGGGACCTTGCCTGTCCTGTTCACTGCTATCTCAGAAGATCAATAAATTTATCTTAAACAAATAACAAGTGGCACTTTGCCTCAATTGGCAATGGCTACCCTGTGAACTGTATTAAGAAggatgtaggctgggcatggtggctcacgcctgtaatcccaacactttgggaggctgaggcgggcggatcacgaggtcaggagatagagaccatcctggctaacatggtgaaaccctgtctctactaaaaaatacaaaaaatcagccaggtgctgtggcaggcgcctgtagtcccagctactcaggaggctgaggcaggagaatagcgtgaacccaggtggcggagcttgcagtgagccaagaccgcaccactgcactccagcctgggccacagagccagactccgtctcaaaaaaagaaggatgTGGAGGTTCTATCCAGACAAACGGTGCCAAGATGGATTGAGGATATCTGGCTTGGGTATTGGAGGGAGCACTGCTGGCCCGTCTGCTTCTTACTTGCCGTCATTATTCTGACTCTCCGCCCACTCCCCACAAAAAAACAGTCGTGAAACGATTCACCAACGAGGTTTCCAGGGGATCTGGCGTCTCACCCGCGATTTCAAACTGGTCAGGCATCTCAGCAGTCAACTTCTGCATAGCAATGTCGGCCACAGGTCCCAGGATCACCACCGGCCGCTTGAAACTGGCTGAGGGGCAGAGACACAGTGAAAGAATCAGGGTCCCATTTGCAGTTAAAGACAGCTAGGGTGTTGTACAAACCCCTCCACTTCCTTATAGTAAACAGCCTATTTAGCTAGGACCATAGCTGCCCAGCCAAAGACTACATCTCCCAGTATCCCTTGCAGCTAGGATGGCCATGTGACAAAATACTGGCCAATGGAACATAAGCAGATGATGTGTGCATTTCTGGGTTCTGCCTTCAAGGGCAGGAATAAGCCCCTCTCCGGccttcatttcctttctccctgGCTGTAGGGTCTCTTTTAGCAGTTGAACCTAGCTAACTCATAGGTCAGGAGACTACAACCTGAGGGCCACATCTGGCCCACTGCAtgtgtttgtaaataaagttttatcaaaaCACAGTGACGGCCATTTCTTTATGTCCTGTCTATGGCTACTGTtgagcagagctgagtagttcTGCCAGAGActagcccacaaagcctaaaatagttACTGTGTGATCCTTTGCAGGAAAAGTATGTTGACACCTGGCCTAGCAGATACACCATTTTACCACTGAAGAAACAGTCTCAGAGCATCTTGAGGGGAGAAAAGTGGCAGCCCAAGATCTTTGCAATTTaatccttctccttctccctttccttcattttatttacttttttttttgagacggagtctagctctgtcacccaggctggagtgcagtggcgtgatcttggctcactgcaacctctgcctcccaggttcacacgattctcctgcctcagcctcctgagtagctgggattataggtgcgcaccaccacgcctggctaatttttgcatttttagtagagacggggtttcacaatgttggtcaggctgatctcaaactcctgacctcgtgatctgcccaccttggcctcccaaagtgctgggattacaggcatgagccactgtgtctggcctatttacttatttttttgagacggagtctcgctctgttgcccaggctggagtgcagtggtgcgatcttggctcactgcaaactccacctcccaggttcatgccattcttttgcctcagtctccctagtagctgggactacaggcacccgccaccacactctgctaattttttgtatttttagtagagacagggttttaccatgttagccatgatggtctcaactcctgacctcgtgatccacccgcctcagcctcccaaagtgctaggattacaggtgtgagtcacggtGTCCGGCCGACACAAATAGACTTTTAAGGAAAGAacccccttcctttctccttctgtcccctaaaataatccaaaagtttggggtttttttgtatttttgtttttttttgagatggagttttgctcttgttgctcaggctagagtgcagtggcacgatctcggctcaacacaacctccacctcccaggttcaagcaattctcctgccttagcctcccaaactatTGGGaggggactataggcacccgccaccacacctggctaattttttgtatttttagtagagatggggtttcaccatgttggccaggctggtctcgagctcctgacctcaggtgatccacccgcctcagcctcccaaactattgggattacaggtgtgagccactgcgcccagccgcaaAAGTATTTTTGATAGAAGGAGAGAGTGGTTAGaaacatgtctttttttaaaaaaaaagacagtgttggccgggcgcggtggctcaagcctgtaatcccagcactttgggaggccgagacgggcggatcacgaggtcaggagatcgagaccatcctggctaacacggtgaaaccccgtctctactaaaaatacaaaaaactagccgggcgaggtggcgggcgcctgtagtcccagctactccggaggctgaggcaggagaatggcgtaaacccgggaggcggagcttgcagtgagctgagatctggccactgcactccagctcgggcgacagagcaagactccgtctcaaaagaaaaaaaaaaaaaaaaagacagtgtcaatctgcggcccaggctggagtggagtggtgcgatcatagctcactgcaacctggacctcttgagctcaagcgatcttcctgcctcagcctcccaagtagctgggactgtaggtacgcaccaccatgcccagttatctttttaaatttgatgtagaggccgggcgcgttggctcacgcctgtaatctcagcactttgggaggccgaggcaggtggatcatgagatcaggagtttaagaccagcctgaccaacatggtgaaaccccgtctctactaaaaatacaaaaaattagctgggcgtggtgatggacacctgtaatcccagttactcgggaggctgaggcgggagaatagcttgaatcagggaggcaggggttgcagtgagctaagatcacgctattgcactctagcctaagacagagcaagactctgtctaaaaataaaaaataaaaaagtaaataaatagatttgatgtagagatgtagtcttgctttactgcccaggctggtctgggactcctggcctcagcaatcctcctatctcatcgtcccaaagtgttaggattatagttgtgagccaccacgcccagccaagactgTGCCTTTTAGAGGCTGGATGTTAGGGAACAGGTGCACCAGGACCTTtgtgtgaggcctccccagggcCCCTCGCACCCCGGGCCCCACCTTCTCGAAGCACCACTCGTTCATAGGGCGGGTAGTGGCCCTGTCGGGTCAGAGCTGAGAGGTCCTCACGGCTCCGCTGAGTGGTCTTCTTGGCTCCTCGACGAAGACCCCGCAGCCGCCAGAACTCAGCCCGAGCATTGGAGCCGCCGGAGGAGCCAGGCCCGATTCCCACGGCCCTCTGGGCAGCTTCCAGGCTGGCCAGCTGCTCCGccctggggaggagaggggacaGTACTGAGCACTGGGGTCAGCAGCATCGCAGCCCCAAAGATGTCCTCGTCCTACCCCTCGGAGCCTGTGGACAGGCCACTTTGTATGGCAAATGGGACTCTGCAAATgagatgatgattattattattttgggtttttttgagacaaagtcttgctctgttgtccatgctggagtgggctggagtgcagtggcacaatctcagctcactacaacctctgcctcctgggttcaagcgattctcctgcctcagcctcccgagtagctgggataacaggcgtccgccaccacgcccagctaattttttttttttttttttttttttttttttgagacggagtcttgctctgtcacccaggctggagtgcaccggccagatctcagctcactgcaagctccgcctcccgggtttacgccattctcctgcctcagcctccggagtagctgggactacaggcgcccgccacctcgcccggctagtttttttttgtattttttagtagagatggggtttcacagtgttagccaggatggtctcgatgtcctgacctcgtgatccgcccgtctcggcctcccaaagtgctgggactacaggcttgagccaccgcgcccggcccttaatttttttttttttttgggacggagtctcactctgtcgcctaggctggagtgcagtggcgagatttcagctcactacaagctccgcctcccgggttcatgccattctcctgcctcagcctctggaagtgctgggattacaggtgtgagtcactgcacccagctgatattgaacccatttctttttctttcttttttttttttttgagacagtttcgctctgtcgcccaggctggagtgcagtggcgtgatcttggctcactgcaaactccgcctcccgggttcatgccattctcctgcctcagcctcctgagtagctgggactacaggcacccgccactgcacccggcttttttttttttttcttgtatttttagtagagacagggtttcaccatgttagccaggatggtctcgatctcctgacttcgtgatccgcccacctcggcctcccaaagtgctgggattacaggcgtgagccaccgtgcccggccgatatTGAGCCCATTTCTaacagggagactgaggctgaagcagaaggccGCGCTGCAGGGGCGTGCAGTCCCCACCTGCTCTGGTTGGGAATGATGCCCCGCTCTTGCTCCCGCAGGTCACGACCCATGCGCACCGCCAGCCAGTGGCCTCCCCGCGCGTGGCTCTGCTCAGGGCCCGGGTACAGCGTGTCCAGGACGTGGAAGACGTCCCCACGGGTGAAGCCCAGGCCGGATGGTGGGCTGGGCTCCAGCTCAAAGTGTGTGCGGATGTAGAAGGAGTCGCCCACGCGGGACTGCACCATTTTCCAGAAAACTGGGGAGAGCAGAAGGCCGTGTGAGCACCTCTTCTAAGCCCTCCCCCGTGGAGAGTGGGCCTGGCTGGAGGGAACCCACCCTGGGAGACTTGGGCACTCTCCCTgcagggactggggagagggaTGGAGGGTGCAGAGATGCAGATTCGACCACAGACCTGCACTCGCcaccaggccacacagccaggTCCTCCCCgcgacacacacaggcacacccaCATCCACACACACTCACTGTCCTGCTTCCGCTGCGTCACCAGCTCCATCTCCTCGCCCGGTGGCAGCCCCAGCAGGAACTGCACCGCCTCCTCCCGCGTCAGGTTCTGGAATGGCATGTCATTCACCTGCCAGAAAGCGGGCGCAGCTATAGACCAAGCTCCGGTACCTCCGGGCCGTGCATGAGATCCTGGACCTTCCTCTGGGCAAAACTCAGCCCCAACGGCTTCTAGAGCTGCTTCCAGGAGCCCCGGCAGCTTCCGGAGGGCTTTCTGACTGGGGTATCACCCTATGGCTGTGTGATGTGTGACACAGACAGCTGGTGGCATCATAAGGAtacaagggtttttttttgtttgttttttgttttgagacggagtcttgctctatcgcccaggctggagtgcagtggccggatctcagctcactgcaagctctgcctccctggttcacaccattctcctgcctcagcctcctgagtagctgggactacaggcgcccgccacctctcctggctagttttttgtattttttagtagagacggggtttcaccgcgttagccaggatggtcttgatctcctgatctcgtgatctgctcatctcggcctcccaaagtgctgggattacaggcttgagccaccgcgcccagctgatacAAGGGTTTTAACATAGAAACAGGGGCACAGGCGCTGCGCTGGCCCTCGGATAACCAAGTCATGGTGGGTTGTCAGTATCAAAACATGGGAACAGAGGTCATGACATGGAGCTCGGTGGAAACTGTGAACTGCTCAAAAGAATTCAGACATAATCACAGTAGTCACAGGGTCATGACAAGGACAACAATATACAGACGCAGCCAGTGGACACAACCACCTGCTCTCGGGGTTGTGACATGGACAGCAATACACAGACATAGCCACCTGCTCTCGGGGTCACGACAGGGACAGCAATATACAGACACAACCACCTGCTCTGGGGGTCATAACAGGGACAGCAATACACAGACACAGTCACCTGCTCTCGGGGTCACAACAGGGACAGCAATATACAGACACAAACACCTGCTCTCAGGGTCATAACAGGGACAGCAATACACAGACACAACCACCTGCTCTCAGGGTCATAACAGGGACAGCAATACACAGACACAGTCACCTGCTCTCGGGGTCACGACAGGGACAGCAATATACAGACACAGCCTGTGGGCACAGACACCTCAGACACCTACTCTCGGGGTCATGACATGGATGTCAAGGTTAGAATCCCACAAGCAAACTGAGTAGAAATACACTAAAAAATACCATGACCCTCAGGCAACTGGGCACCAAGTTGTCACCCAGCCAGTGGGCTGAGGACATGGAAAGTGAGGAGCTATGACTCCCTCATGAATCACAACTCACACTGCAAGGTCAAGACACAAGGTCATGAGAGCAAACTGGGGGTGTGACTTGGTGAGTGAACTTGTGCAAGGGACAGGGGAGACGGCCTGGGGATGAGATGAGGCAAGAACAGAGACGGGGGGATGAGGAAGGGCTGTGGATCCTGGAGGTAGTGATGACACTGTCATGAAGGCAGGACCCAGGCACGGTCACAACACAGACACAGGGGGTGGTGGCACAGAAAGTGACTGTAAATGGACATGGAGATCATACGAGAATGATCTGTGACCTGACCACGATTAGGACATACGAGACGGTCGTGACGCGGTCAACACAGCCCCGTCAGGAACAAGAGGATTGCGACCCAGACAAGGTCGTGATATAGGCAATGAGGTTATGGCCCAGACAAAGTCCTGACGTTGATAACAAGGAGACTGTGACATTGATAACAAGGTTGTCACATGGACATGGTCATATGACATGAACAACAAGATTGTAACCCAggatgggtgcggtggcccacacctgtaatcccagcactttgggaggctgaggcgggtggatcacttgaggccaggagttcaagaccagcccagccaacatggtgaaaccccatctctactaaaaatacaaaaattagctgggcatggtggtgggtgcctgtaatcccagctacttggaaggctgaggcaggatgatcccttgaacccgggaggcagaggttgcagtgagcctagatcacaccactgtactccagcctgggtgtcagagcaagcctccatctcaaaaaaaaaaaaaaaaagctagccaggctcagtggctcatgcctgtaatctcagctacttgggaagctgaggcaggtggatcacctgaggtcaggagtttgagaccagcctggtcaacatggcgaaaactcgtctctactaaaaatataaaaatcagctgggcgtggtggtgggcacctgtaatcccagctacttaggaggtgaggcagaagaatcgcttgaacctggcaggcagaggttgtggtgagccgagatcgtaccactgcactccagcctgggcaacaagagcaaaaatctgtctcaaaaacaaacaaacaaaaaagatgaaccCGGATAAGGTCAAGGCACAGACAAGAAGGTTGTGACTGGACGATGACATCATGACCTGGAAGATAAGGTCGTGACATCAGCCAGATCGTGACACAGCCAAGAGGACATTGAAATGTTAAAATACCCATCTGGGGTCTCAACAGTCCCCAGGGTGGACCCAAGGGGAGGACCCACAGGCTTTAGCAAACAAGGGCAGGACCTAGCACACGACACACCCATGACCGGTGGGGCTGGCCGGCCACCCCAGGGAGCACCTGCAGGATCTGATCTCCCTCCTGGATGCCCTGTCCGTCGGCCGGGCTGCCCGCCTGCACCCTGGACACGAAGATGCCCACGTCATTGCCCCCGGCCAGCCGCAGCCCGATGCTCCTGCCCTTGAGGAAGCGGACCACCCGCGTGTCGGGGCTGTACCTGcaaggggaggcagaggtggggtcATACTGGAGTGGGCGGACAGGGGGAGGGCTCAGCATTGTCCTTGGGAAAGCCCCCACCCCCTCCAGGCCTCGGTTTCCCCCAAATCCCCACTTAATTGTCCCACTCAACACAAGGGATACAAGCAGGCAGGACTGCGCTGATGAGGGAGGCAGGCTGGGATGCAGGAGTTTCGAGCGGGTGGGCTTTCTTCTGGCGTACATACCCGCGATCCTCCATGCTCTGACTGCTGGGCACTCTGTAGATGTCATAGCTGCTTTCCCTGGGCAACTCTGAAAGGGAAAAGCCAGTCTCATTCCCCAGCACACTGGCTCGGTCCAGCCTCCAAACCTTTGCTTTATGTCCTGGAAGGACCATCACCCACCTCGAGTCCTTCTCAGGAAACCATGTCTCACCACTTAGGCTCAGGCCAACCTCCCCCGGCTCTGCCTGGCACAGCCTTACTGTCGGGGATCAGAAATATCAGggattggccaggcgcggtggctcatgcctgtaatcccagcactttgggaggccaaggcgggtggatcacaaggtcaggagttcaagaccagcctggccaagatggtgaaaccccgcctctactaaaaatacaaaaaaattagctgggcgtggtggcatgcgcctgtaatcccagctacttgggaggctgaggcagagaactgcgtaaacctggaggggcggaggttgcagtgagctgagattgagccactgcaccccagcctgggcgacagagggagactctgtctcaaaaaaaaaaaaaagaaatatcaggGACAGGGGTGCTCAGAGTCACCACCCACCTGCCTGTTGCTCACCTGGTTCCGAGATGGTTCTGGAATCGACTGAACTTTCCCGCCGAAGCCGGGGGCTCTCCCTGGTGGGGCACAGATGGGGAGTGAGGCAGGGGTGGATGTCGAGGGGccattttgaaaagaattttagGCCGtttgtggtggttcacgcctgtaatcctagcattttgggaggtcgaggagggtggatcacctgaggtcaggagttcaagaccagcctggccaacgaggttaaaccccgtctctacaaaaatacaaaaattaggcaggcatgatggtgggtgtctgtaatcccagctatgcaggaggttaaggcaggagaattgcttgaacccaggaggtagaggttgcagtgagccgagatcacgccattgcactccagcctgggtgacagaacaagaccttgtctccaaaaaaacaaataaacaaaataaaaagaattttaatttatctgggctgggcgtggtggctcacacatgtaatcccagcactttgggaggctgaggcaggccaaatgcttgaacccaggagttcaagaccagcctgggcaacacagcccccatgtctaccaaaaatacgaaaattagccagtctcacatgactcggtctcaaaacaaataaataaatagaggaaaaaaaaaattttttttgagacagagttttgctgtggtcacccaggctggagtgtaatgacatgatctcggctcactgcaaactccatttcctgggttcaagcgattctcctgcctcagcctcccaagtagctgggattacaggcacccggcaccacgccgggctaattttggtattttagtagagatagtttcaccatgttggccaggctggtctcgaactcctgacttcatatgatccaccttccttggcttcccaaagtgctgagattacaggcatgagtcaccacacccagcctaaggCAGGGTTTGATACTGAGAAGTGGGGTGCTGCCGTAACCAACACCTACAGATGTGGAcacagctttggaactgggtaatgggtagaggccGGAGGTATTTTGAGGCACGTGCTAGCAATACAGGACTGCATCCTCAAGGTAACCCCCAGTTGGAAAGCTACGCCCGcattcccctctccctcccaccGACTCTTCTGACGGGTGATACTTACACGGGAGAGTCAGTCTGGCTAGCCTCGGGGCTCCGCTGAGCGTGCCGGGGTGGTGGCGGGATGTGGGATGGTGGTGCCTGCGAGAGCTCCGAGGTGAGGTCCGAGATGTCTGCAGGGGGAGAGGACATCTCATCAGCCGTGGTCACGCCTTCCAGACtggacccattttacagaggggccTATCAAGACCCCTCTAAACAAAGGGCCCTAGACCAAAGTCAGAAGCTCAGTTAGAATACTTAGCTCTGGCCGGGcacggcctgtaatcccagcactttgggaggtcgagacgggcggatcacgaggtcaggagatcgagaccatcctggctaacactgtaaaaccccatctctactaaaaaatacaaaaaactagccgggcgaggtggcgggcgcctgtagtctcagctactcgggaggctgaggcaggagaatggcgtgaacccgggaggcggagcttgcagtgagctgagatccggccactgcactccagcctgggcgacagagtgagactccgtctcaaaaaaaaaagaatattcagctCTGgaggtgggcacggtggctcacgcctataatcccagctactcaggaggctgaggcatgagaatcacttgcttgaacccaggagggtgagccaagatcgccccactgtacTCCTGACTTTCTGTGTGGCCTTTGACAAGTTCCTGTCACTCTCTGAGCCTCTAGGGACCAGACTCACTGGTTCCTCCTTGGCCCTGCCTGGGGCTTCCCGCCTTCCCTGCCGTCCATTCAACTCCCTCCCAGGGCCTACCCTCTGGGTCCTCACCCTCCAATGGCGAGCTGTCACCGTCACTGACAGCAGGCGGAATGTTCACCAGGAACTGCCCGCGATCTCTCAGCACCAGCAGGCTTAGCTTCCCTTCCGACTTCTCGATCAGTCGCCGGGTGTCACTCAGTGACAGGTTCTGGCTGGACACCCCGTTGATCTGAAAGGGACCAGGAATGAAAGAGAGGAAGTGGGTTAATGAGAGACGGGAGACAGTAGAAACAGTTTGGTGGGGGAACTAGAAACAGACAATTCCCCCAGGGGTTGCTAAAAACAGACACACCCTAAGGAAAACGTTAGAATTGGATTCCTGCTGTGAGTGGAGACCACACCAAGAACTGAGCACCAAAttctagaaacagaaaatgttccTTAGAACATCCAGGGGTGGGAGACactggagaaaatgagaaaacaggttgACTCTCCTTTCTTACCAAAAGTGGAAATTTCTCAGGGGATACTAGGAACAGATGTGAGGGTGACATTATAAACAACTCTAATTGGAGGAGAAGGAGTATCAGATACTTAAAAGATACTAGAAATACACAATCTTCTGGGACATAACTAGAAACAGACAtctagggccgggtgcagtggctcacacctgtagtgccagcactttgggaggcagaggcggacgga
This window harbors:
- the TJP3 gene encoding tight junction protein ZO-3, with the translated sequence MEDRGYSPDTRVVRFLKGRSIGLRLAGGNDVGIFVSRVQAGSPADGQGIQEGDQILQVNDMPFQNLTREEAVQFLLGLPPGEEMELVTQRKQDIFWKMVQSRVGDSFYIRTHFELEPSPPSGLGFTRGDVFHVLDTLYPGPEQSHARGGHWLAVRMGRDLREQERGIIPNQSRAEQLASLEAAQRAVGIGPGSSGGSNARAEFWRLRGLRRGAKKTTQRSREDLSALTRQGHYPPYERVVLREASFKRPVVILGPVADIAMQKLTAEMPDQFEIAETMSRTDSPSKIIKLDTVRLIAEKDKHALLDVTPSAIERLNYVQYYPIVVFFIPESRPALKTLRQWLAPASRRSTRRLYAQAQKLRKHSSHLFTATIPLNGTSDTWYQELKAIIQEQQTRPIWTAEDQLEGSLEDNLDLPHRGLADSSADLSCDSRVNSDYEETDGEGGAYTDGEGYTDGEGGPYTDVDDEPPAPALARSSEPVQADEPQSPRDRGRISAYQGAQVDSRHPQGQWRQDSMRTYEQEALKKKFTRVRDAESSDEEGYDWGPATDL
- the LOC113225066 gene encoding tight junction protein ZO-3-like, which encodes MSPSHLFLVSPEKFPLLINGVSSQNLSLSDTRRLIEKSEGKLSLLVLRDRGQFLVNIPPAVSDGDSSPLEDISDLTSELSQAPPSHIPPPPRHAQRSPEASQTDSPV